A genomic stretch from Roseovarius nanhaiticus includes:
- a CDS encoding Yip1 family protein has protein sequence MNTAFAVDLFRQTLSAPRDAAARILALDLPRDWLWTALVLMGVLNGLVYSVVLQIGGPGEGGAAPMMPAALQSPLAFTMFLIGALVLTIVVLSWVGQLMGGKAAVKDILALIAWLQLLRLVVQLALIVLMLALPLAGLILVLVASVWGLVILVIFVDEAHEFGNVFKAAGAVILGFLGVLVGLSAIFGVLGALVVGGA, from the coding sequence ATGAATACGGCATTCGCGGTGGATCTTTTCCGCCAGACATTGAGCGCGCCGCGCGATGCGGCGGCGCGTATTCTGGCGCTAGATCTGCCTCGGGACTGGCTTTGGACCGCGCTCGTCCTTATGGGCGTGCTCAACGGGTTGGTCTATTCGGTCGTGCTGCAGATCGGCGGACCGGGCGAGGGCGGGGCGGCCCCCATGATGCCTGCCGCTCTGCAGTCGCCGCTTGCGTTCACGATGTTTCTGATCGGGGCGCTGGTCTTGACGATTGTCGTGCTGTCTTGGGTAGGGCAGTTGATGGGCGGCAAGGCTGCAGTAAAAGACATTCTGGCGTTGATTGCGTGGCTACAGCTTCTACGTCTCGTCGTGCAGCTGGCACTTATTGTGCTCATGCTGGCTTTGCCGCTTGCCGGGTTGATTCTGGTTCTGGTCGCGTCGGTTTGGGGGCTTGTCATCCTGGTCATCTTCGTGGACGAGGCGCATGAATTCGGCAATGTTTTCAAGGCTGCAGGCGCGGTCATCCTCGGATTTCTCGGGGTGCTGGTGGGCCTGTCGGCTATCTTTGGCGTGCTTGGCGCGCTTGTCGTAGGAGGGGCGTGA
- a CDS encoding Rrf2 family transcriptional regulator: protein MKLSTKGRYAMVALSDIALQPEGTLVTLGEVSRRQSISLPYLEQLFVKLRRADLVTSVRGPGGGYRLARPTSEIRVSEILAAVDETVDALHKGAGASGGASGSRAQSMTNRLWEGLSAQVYVYLHQTRLSDVVGNSLAPCPAVPSLFNIVDED from the coding sequence ATGAAACTCAGCACCAAGGGGCGCTATGCCATGGTCGCTCTGTCGGATATCGCGCTCCAGCCCGAAGGCACGTTGGTCACGCTGGGCGAGGTTTCGCGCCGGCAGAGCATTTCGCTGCCCTATCTTGAACAGCTCTTCGTCAAGCTGCGCCGCGCCGATCTGGTGACCTCCGTTCGGGGGCCGGGCGGCGGATATCGCCTGGCGCGGCCAACGTCCGAAATCCGCGTGTCCGAGATCCTGGCCGCGGTCGATGAAACGGTGGATGCGCTGCATAAGGGCGCTGGCGCCTCGGGCGGCGCATCGGGCAGCCGCGCGCAATCCATGACCAACCGGTTGTGGGAAGGGCTGAGCGCGCAGGTCTATGTCTATCTGCATCAGACCCGGCTGAGCGACGTGGTGGGCAACTCGCTGGCCCCGTGCCCGGCGGTGCCTTCGCTGTTCAATATCGTGGACGAAGATTGA
- a CDS encoding YIP1 family protein encodes MAVTRDIAATYRGPRAVMRRLLAMGENEGRALAILMAGCVVMFIAQWPRLAREAYLTEQELNPLLGGALLAWAFIAPLILYAIALLSHWIAKAFRARGTGFGARLALFWALLASSPLVLLHGLVAGFIGPGPGLTAVGAIWLAVFAAFWGLGLREAEWGKA; translated from the coding sequence ATGGCAGTCACACGCGACATCGCGGCTACGTATCGCGGCCCTCGGGCCGTGATGCGCCGCCTGCTCGCCATGGGCGAGAATGAGGGGCGGGCGCTCGCGATCCTCATGGCAGGCTGCGTCGTGATGTTTATCGCGCAGTGGCCGCGACTGGCGCGCGAGGCGTATCTGACCGAGCAGGAATTGAACCCGCTATTGGGGGGAGCGTTGCTGGCGTGGGCCTTCATCGCGCCGCTGATCCTTTATGCAATCGCGTTGCTCAGTCATTGGATCGCCAAGGCGTTTCGCGCTCGTGGCACCGGGTTTGGCGCGCGGCTCGCGCTTTTCTGGGCGCTTCTGGCCTCCAGCCCATTGGTGCTGCTGCATGGGTTGGTGGCTGGCTTTATCGGGCCCGGACCGGGCCTGACTGCGGTCGGGGCCATATGGCTTGCAGTGTTTGCCGCCTTTTGGGGGCTTGGATTGCGCGAGGCGGAATGGGGCAAGGCATGA
- a CDS encoding cysteine desulfurase, whose product MLDVNEVRADFPILKREVNGKPLVYLDNGASAQKPQVVIDAMNTAYSHEYANVHRGLHYLSNLATEKYEGVRGIIARFLNVADESQIILNSGTTEGINMVAYGWAMPRFEPGDEVVLSVMEHHANIVPWHFLRERQGAVLKWVDTDMNGALDAQKVIDAIGPKTKLVAISHLSNVLGTKVDVKAICAAARAKGVAVLVDGSQAAVHMPVNVDDLGCDFYAITGHKLYGPSGSGAIYVRRERMEEMRPFMGGGDMIREVTKENVVYNDAPMKFEAGTPGIVQTIGLGVALNYMMDLGMENIAAHENRIRDYADQRLAGLNWLQVQGHAPDKAAIFSFTMDGAGHAHDISTILDKKGVAVRAGQHCAAPLMDHLGLAATCRASFGVYNTEAEVDALIDALELCHDLFA is encoded by the coding sequence ATGCTCGATGTGAACGAAGTGCGCGCGGATTTCCCGATCCTCAAGCGCGAGGTGAACGGCAAGCCGCTGGTCTATCTGGACAACGGCGCCTCGGCGCAAAAGCCGCAAGTCGTCATCGACGCGATGAACACAGCCTACAGCCATGAATATGCCAATGTTCACAGGGGCTTGCATTACCTCAGTAACCTCGCCACCGAGAAGTACGAGGGCGTGCGCGGCATTATCGCGCGGTTTCTAAATGTGGCGGACGAAAGTCAGATCATCCTCAATTCCGGCACGACCGAGGGGATCAACATGGTCGCCTACGGCTGGGCCATGCCCCGGTTCGAGCCGGGTGACGAGGTGGTGCTGAGCGTGATGGAGCACCACGCCAATATCGTGCCGTGGCATTTCCTGCGCGAGCGGCAGGGCGCGGTGCTGAAATGGGTAGATACGGATATGAACGGCGCGCTGGACGCGCAGAAGGTCATCGACGCGATTGGACCCAAGACGAAGTTGGTTGCAATCTCGCATCTTTCCAATGTTTTGGGGACCAAAGTTGATGTAAAGGCGATCTGCGCCGCCGCCCGTGCCAAAGGTGTCGCGGTCCTGGTGGATGGCAGCCAGGCCGCCGTGCACATGCCCGTCAATGTCGACGATCTGGGCTGTGATTTCTACGCCATCACGGGTCACAAGCTCTATGGCCCCTCAGGCTCGGGCGCGATCTATGTGCGCCGTGAGCGGATGGAGGAAATGCGCCCCTTCATGGGTGGCGGCGACATGATCCGCGAGGTCACCAAGGAGAACGTGGTTTATAACGACGCGCCGATGAAGTTCGAGGCGGGCACGCCCGGCATCGTTCAGACCATCGGGCTTGGCGTTGCGCTGAACTACATGATGGATCTGGGGATGGAGAATATCGCCGCCCATGAAAACCGCATCCGCGATTACGCGGATCAGCGACTGGCCGGGCTGAACTGGCTTCAGGTTCAGGGCCATGCGCCTGACAAGGCGGCGATTTTCAGCTTTACCATGGATGGCGCAGGCCACGCGCACGACATTTCGACCATCTTGGACAAGAAGGGCGTGGCCGTTCGAGCGGGCCAGCATTGCGCGGCGCCGCTTATGGACCACCTTGGCCTCGCTGCGACATGCCGCGCGTCCTTTGGCGTCTATAACACAGAGGCTGAAGTCGACGCGTTGATCGACGCGCTGGAACTGTGCCACGATCTTTTTGCCTGA
- a CDS encoding M20/M25/M40 family metallo-hydrolase produces MSLNDVLTRIDAAMPEATGRLLEFLRIPSISTDPAYADACQDAADWLVSDLQSIGIDAEKRKTPKHPMVVGHAGQDAPEGAPHLLFYGHYDVQPVDPLPLWTRDPFDPAIEQTPKGEVIRGRGTSDDKGQLMTFVEACRAWKEVNGTLPCRITFFFEGEEESGSPSLVPFMQENADELRADIALICDTGLFQSKTPAIVTMLRGMVSEEVTITGPDKDLHSGFFGGIAANPIRVLASALAGLHDDTGRVTLPGFYDGIPDLAPEVRAQWEGLGFDHAQFLGDVGLSRPAGEDGRMPLEMIWSRPTAEVNGIWGGYTGDGFKTVLPSQASAKISFRLVEGQDPDKIRDAFRAHVHAALPEDCSAEFTAHGNSRAGIMDISDPAFEAARAALSNEWPEEAAYVGCGGSIPIAGHFGEILGMTAMLIGFGKDDDAIHSPNEKYDMESFHKGTRSWARILDALSNTKSK; encoded by the coding sequence ATGTCCCTGAACGACGTTCTCACCCGTATTGACGCCGCGATGCCCGAGGCGACCGGGCGCCTTTTGGAATTTTTGCGCATCCCCTCCATTTCAACCGATCCAGCCTATGCGGACGCATGCCAAGATGCCGCCGACTGGCTGGTCTCCGATCTGCAAAGCATTGGAATAGACGCGGAAAAGCGCAAGACGCCCAAGCATCCAATGGTCGTGGGCCACGCAGGCCAGGACGCGCCCGAGGGCGCGCCGCATTTGCTGTTTTACGGGCATTATGATGTCCAGCCGGTCGATCCTTTGCCGCTCTGGACGCGCGACCCCTTTGACCCTGCGATCGAGCAGACGCCCAAGGGCGAGGTGATCCGAGGACGCGGCACATCCGATGACAAGGGTCAGCTGATGACATTCGTCGAGGCCTGCCGCGCCTGGAAAGAGGTCAACGGCACCCTGCCCTGCCGCATCACGTTTTTCTTCGAAGGCGAAGAGGAATCAGGCTCGCCCTCTCTGGTGCCGTTCATGCAGGAAAACGCGGACGAGCTGCGCGCCGATATCGCGCTGATCTGCGACACCGGACTTTTCCAGTCGAAAACGCCGGCCATCGTCACCATGCTGCGCGGCATGGTGAGCGAGGAGGTCACAATCACCGGCCCCGACAAGGATTTGCATTCCGGCTTTTTCGGCGGCATTGCGGCCAACCCGATCCGGGTTCTGGCCAGCGCGCTGGCCGGTTTGCACGACGATACGGGCCGGGTCACCCTGCCCGGTTTCTATGACGGAATTCCCGATCTCGCCCCCGAGGTGCGCGCGCAATGGGAGGGGCTCGGCTTTGATCATGCGCAGTTTCTTGGCGATGTGGGCCTGTCGCGCCCTGCGGGCGAAGACGGACGCATGCCGCTCGAGATGATCTGGTCACGCCCTACCGCTGAGGTGAATGGCATTTGGGGCGGTTACACGGGCGACGGTTTCAAAACCGTGCTACCCAGTCAGGCCAGCGCCAAGATCAGCTTTCGCCTGGTCGAGGGGCAGGATCCGGACAAGATCCGCGATGCCTTCCGCGCCCATGTGCATGCCGCCTTGCCCGAAGATTGCAGCGCCGAATTCACCGCGCATGGCAACAGCCGCGCCGGGATCATGGACATCTCGGACCCCGCATTCGAGGCAGCGCGCGCGGCGCTCAGCAATGAGTGGCCGGAAGAGGCCGCCTATGTCGGCTGCGGCGGGTCAATCCCGATCGCCGGCCATTTCGGAGAGATCCTCGGCATGACGGCGATGCTCATCGGCTTTGGTAAGGATGACGACGCGATTCACTCGCCGAACGAGAAATACGACATGGAAAGCTTCCACAAAGGCACGCGCAGTTGGGCGCGCATCCTCGACGCGCTCTCGAATACCAAATCGAAATAG
- the sufB gene encoding Fe-S cluster assembly protein SufB — protein MTALDDAPVGTKAHQDVAKEGVDQDTVDRVREVGGAYKHGWSTDIEMEYAPKGLTPDIVKLISEKNEEPEWMTEWRLEAYKTWLTKKEPNWAMVDYPEIDFQEQYYYARPKSMMVKPKSLDEVDPKLLATYSKLGIPLKEQAILAGVEGAGEMPAEARKVAVDAVFDSVSVGTTFQKELLEAGVIFCSISEAIREYPDLVKKYLGSVVPVNDNFYATLNSAVFSDGSFVYVPPGVRCPMELSTYFRINAENTGQFERTLIIADKGSYVSYLEGCTAPQRDESQLHAAVVEIIVEEDAEVKYSTVQNWYPGDENGKGGIYNFVTKRADCRGDRAKVMWTQVETGSAVTWKYPSCILRGDDSQGEFYSIAIANNMQQADTGTKMIHLGKRTKSRIVSKGISAGKAQNTYRGLVSMHPKAKESRNYTQCDSLLIGDKCGAHTVPYIEVKNNSSRVEHEATTSKVDDDQMFYCRQRGMDEEEAVALVVNGFCRDVLQALPMEFAMEAQQLVAISLEGSVG, from the coding sequence ATGACAGCACTCGATGATGCACCGGTGGGCACCAAGGCGCACCAGGACGTAGCGAAAGAAGGCGTCGATCAGGACACTGTCGACCGCGTTCGCGAGGTTGGCGGCGCCTACAAGCATGGCTGGTCGACCGATATTGAAATGGAGTACGCGCCAAAGGGCCTGACGCCCGATATCGTCAAGCTGATTTCGGAGAAGAACGAAGAGCCCGAGTGGATGACCGAGTGGCGCCTCGAGGCCTACAAGACCTGGCTGACCAAGAAAGAGCCTAACTGGGCGATGGTCGACTATCCCGAAATCGACTTTCAGGAGCAGTATTACTACGCGCGCCCCAAGTCGATGATGGTCAAGCCCAAGTCGCTGGACGAGGTCGATCCCAAGCTTCTGGCCACCTACAGCAAGCTGGGCATCCCCTTGAAAGAGCAGGCCATTCTGGCAGGTGTCGAGGGCGCGGGCGAAATGCCCGCCGAGGCGCGCAAGGTGGCTGTGGACGCGGTGTTCGACTCCGTGTCGGTGGGCACGACCTTCCAGAAAGAGCTGCTTGAGGCTGGGGTCATCTTTTGCTCGATCTCGGAGGCGATCCGCGAATATCCGGATCTGGTGAAGAAGTATCTGGGCTCGGTCGTGCCGGTGAATGACAACTTCTATGCCACGCTCAATTCGGCGGTCTTTTCGGATGGCTCGTTCGTGTACGTGCCGCCGGGCGTACGCTGCCCGATGGAGCTGAGCACCTATTTCCGTATCAACGCCGAGAATACCGGCCAGTTCGAGCGGACGCTGATCATCGCCGACAAGGGCAGCTATGTCAGCTATCTCGAGGGCTGCACGGCGCCCCAGCGCGACGAGAGCCAGCTTCACGCGGCGGTCGTCGAGATCATCGTCGAGGAGGATGCCGAGGTGAAATACTCGACGGTCCAGAACTGGTATCCGGGCGACGAGAACGGCAAGGGCGGCATCTACAACTTCGTCACCAAGCGAGCCGATTGCCGTGGCGATCGGGCCAAGGTGATGTGGACGCAGGTCGAAACTGGGTCCGCCGTGACTTGGAAGTATCCCAGCTGCATCCTGCGCGGTGACGACAGCCAAGGCGAGTTCTATTCCATCGCCATCGCCAACAACATGCAGCAGGCTGACACCGGCACCAAGATGATCCATCTGGGCAAGCGCACCAAATCGCGTATCGTGTCCAAGGGGATCAGCGCGGGCAAAGCGCAGAACACCTACCGCGGGCTGGTAAGTATGCACCCCAAGGCCAAGGAATCGCGGAATTATACGCAATGTGACAGCCTGCTCATCGGCGACAAATGTGGCGCGCACACGGTGCCCTATATCGAGGTCAAGAATAACTCGTCTCGCGTCGAGCATGAGGCGACGACATCCAAGGTCGACGATGACCAGATGTTCTATTGCCGCCAGCGCGGCATGGACGAGGAGGAGGCGGTGGCGCTTGTGGTCAACGGCTTCTGCCGCGACGTGTTGCAGGCGCTGCCGATGGAGTTCGCCATGGAAGCGCAGCAGTTGGTCGCGATCTCGCTGGAAGGCTCGGTGGGCTGA
- the sufC gene encoding Fe-S cluster assembly ATPase SufC — translation MLEIKNLHVDLEEEDKTILKGVDLTVEAGKVHAIMGPNGSGKSTLSYVLSGRDGYEVTKGSATLEGQDILAMETEERAAAGLFLAFQYPVEIPGVGNMTFMRTALNAQRKARGEEEMSAADFLKLIREKAKELKIDADMLKRPVNVGFSGGEKKRNEILQMALLEPKLCILDETDSGLDVDAMKLVADGVNALRSEGRGFLVITHYQRLLDHIKPDVVHIMSDGRIIKSGGPELALEVEKNGYTDILAEVA, via the coding sequence ATGCTTGAGATCAAGAACCTGCACGTCGATCTTGAAGAAGAGGATAAGACCATCCTCAAGGGTGTGGACCTGACGGTCGAGGCCGGCAAGGTGCATGCCATCATGGGACCGAACGGCTCGGGGAAATCGACGTTGAGCTATGTGCTGTCGGGCCGCGATGGTTACGAGGTCACCAAAGGATCCGCGACGCTTGAAGGTCAGGATATCTTGGCCATGGAGACCGAGGAGCGCGCGGCCGCGGGTCTCTTCCTTGCGTTCCAGTACCCGGTCGAGATTCCCGGTGTCGGCAACATGACGTTCATGCGCACCGCCCTCAACGCGCAGCGCAAGGCGCGTGGCGAGGAGGAGATGAGCGCAGCGGACTTCCTCAAGCTGATCCGCGAGAAGGCCAAGGAGCTGAAGATCGACGCGGATATGCTGAAGCGTCCGGTCAATGTCGGCTTCTCCGGCGGTGAGAAAAAGCGCAACGAAATCCTGCAGATGGCGCTTCTTGAGCCCAAGTTGTGCATCCTTGACGAGACCGACTCGGGTCTTGACGTGGACGCGATGAAACTGGTTGCCGACGGCGTCAACGCGCTGCGCAGCGAGGGCCGCGGATTTCTTGTGATCACACACTACCAGCGCCTCTTGGACCACATCAAACCGGATGTCGTGCACATCATGTCCGATGGACGCATCATTAAATCGGGTGGCCCCGAATTGGCCCTGGAGGTCGAAAAGAACGGGTACACGGATATTCTGGCGGAGGTGGCGTAA
- a CDS encoding cysteine desulfurase family protein — translation MKGRVYLDYNATAPLRPEARSAMIAAMDLLGNPSSVHSEGRAAKALVERARAQVAAAMGADGADVIFTSGATEAAALACAGRDLSAALIEHEAVAAWTDGALAVSSGGAVNVLNPARTALQLANSETGVVQTLPEGIAVSDMTQAFGKLRVGFNESGARMALISAHKLGGPKGIGALVVRRGTEVPAQIRGGGQEMGRRSGTENIIGIAGFGAAAEAAAQDLTNGTWDRVEKLRNILEKTIAAGANKTIFVGKGSVRLPNTSCVLTPGWKGETQVMALDLAGFAVSAGSACSSGKVRASAVLRAMGHDEADAACAIRVSLGPQTTEDEITRFAESWLALHDRHCARAGAH, via the coding sequence ATGAAGGGGCGCGTTTACCTCGACTATAATGCCACCGCGCCTTTGAGGCCTGAGGCACGGAGCGCGATGATCGCGGCGATGGATCTGCTTGGCAATCCTTCGAGCGTGCACTCCGAAGGCCGCGCCGCCAAGGCGCTGGTTGAGCGGGCGCGCGCGCAGGTGGCTGCAGCAATGGGCGCCGACGGGGCCGACGTGATCTTTACCTCTGGCGCGACCGAGGCGGCGGCGCTCGCTTGTGCCGGGCGGGATCTGAGCGCGGCCCTGATCGAGCATGAGGCGGTCGCGGCCTGGACGGATGGCGCCTTGGCTGTGTCCTCAGGCGGGGCGGTGAACGTTCTGAATCCGGCGCGGACGGCGCTTCAACTGGCCAATTCCGAGACGGGTGTGGTGCAAACGCTGCCCGAGGGCATTGCGGTCAGCGATATGACGCAAGCCTTCGGCAAGCTGCGGGTTGGATTTAACGAGAGCGGCGCGCGGATGGCGCTGATCTCGGCGCATAAGTTGGGTGGGCCGAAGGGTATCGGCGCGCTGGTTGTGCGGCGTGGCACGGAGGTGCCGGCGCAGATCAGGGGCGGGGGCCAGGAGATGGGTCGACGCTCGGGCACCGAGAACATCATCGGCATCGCCGGTTTCGGCGCGGCAGCAGAGGCCGCGGCGCAGGATCTGACCAACGGCACCTGGGACCGGGTGGAGAAACTTAGAAACATTCTAGAAAAGACCATTGCAGCTGGCGCGAATAAGACTATTTTTGTCGGGAAAGGATCTGTGCGCTTGCCGAACACCTCCTGCGTCCTCACGCCCGGCTGGAAGGGCGAGACGCAGGTGATGGCGCTGGATCTGGCGGGGTTCGCCGTTTCCGCAGGCTCGGCCTGCTCCAGTGGCAAGGTGCGCGCCAGCGCGGTGCTGCGGGCCATGGGCCATGACGAGGCGGACGCCGCTTGTGCCATTCGCGTCTCGCTGGGGCCGCAGACGACCGAGGACGAGATCACGCGCTTTGCCGAAAGCTGGCTGGCGCTCCATGACAGACACTGCGCCCGGGCGGGCGCGCATTGA
- a CDS encoding FkbM family methyltransferase has product MNDVVLPLPERTDETYFDAPAAFDALAAGQPVAFPPFEVLHVPRMGLSLCLNMARDPIQNAWRRGEFFELEELDLLARDIKSGAHIVDIGANVGNHALFFATRMKAARVVVFEPNPLAIAPLMANVLINQLEGVIDMGGLGVGLSDRAASGFGMKRHDRNLGASKMFEGKGALEVHAGDDLLEGETPDLIKIDVEGMEMKVLSGLAKTIGTHRPAILIEVDEENADVFATWCDHNSYEVAHSVRHSRRNCNHLVMPGGAV; this is encoded by the coding sequence ATGAACGATGTCGTGCTGCCTCTGCCCGAGCGTACGGACGAGACGTATTTCGATGCCCCGGCCGCGTTTGATGCGTTGGCTGCTGGCCAGCCAGTGGCCTTTCCGCCGTTCGAGGTGCTGCATGTCCCGCGAATGGGGCTGAGCCTGTGCCTTAACATGGCGCGTGATCCAATCCAGAACGCGTGGCGGCGCGGAGAGTTCTTTGAGCTCGAAGAGTTGGATCTGCTTGCTCGCGACATCAAGAGTGGCGCGCATATCGTTGATATTGGTGCGAATGTTGGTAATCATGCGCTGTTTTTTGCGACGCGCATGAAGGCAGCGCGCGTGGTGGTGTTCGAGCCGAACCCGCTTGCGATCGCCCCGTTGATGGCGAATGTCCTGATCAATCAGCTTGAGGGTGTAATCGACATGGGCGGCCTCGGTGTAGGCCTGTCCGATAGGGCTGCGAGTGGGTTTGGCATGAAGCGCCATGATCGAAATCTGGGCGCGTCCAAGATGTTCGAGGGCAAGGGTGCTCTTGAGGTTCATGCGGGCGACGATTTGCTTGAGGGTGAGACGCCGGATCTGATCAAGATCGACGTGGAAGGCATGGAAATGAAAGTGCTTTCTGGATTGGCCAAGACGATTGGCACGCATCGACCCGCAATTTTGATCGAGGTGGATGAAGAAAACGCCGACGTGTTCGCCACGTGGTGTGATCACAATTCCTACGAGGTGGCCCATTCGGTCCGTCACAGCCGCAGGAACTGCAACCATCTGGTGATGCCCGGAGGTGCGGTATGA
- a CDS encoding SufB/SufD family protein codes for MALSKPKQTATEARLEALTLPQPGGWLDGARNDALSRVRAMGLPQRRDEYWKFTRPDTLTQPEAAPAAPFHPDEHEIFGQIDRVKIVFVDGVFDAEASSDLALEGVKIERLAESAKADIHWARDLYGTLEARGQTPVERPLAALNTAAAQDGVLIHVTGEADKPINLIYRHESKDSDAMLHHVIKLDAGARMTLLENGPAAARFNDVLEVEVGDGATFHHVRTQGRDHERRAATHLFARLGTESIFKSFTMTANGALTRNECIIELLGDDATAHVAGASMGDGAFHDDDTVFVTHDALRCESRQVFKKVLRNGATGVFQGKILVKAGAQKTDGYQISQSLLLDEDSQFLAKPELEIYADDVICSHGSTSGAIDEDAMYYLRARGVPKAIATDLLTLAFLAEAVDEIEDETLQEEIKSLLEGWLERRRG; via the coding sequence ATGGCCCTTTCGAAACCCAAGCAAACCGCAACCGAGGCGCGGCTGGAGGCACTGACCTTGCCCCAGCCCGGCGGATGGCTCGATGGCGCGCGGAATGATGCGCTGTCACGTGTCCGCGCGATGGGTTTGCCGCAGCGGCGCGATGAATACTGGAAATTCACCCGTCCTGACACGCTGACGCAGCCCGAGGCGGCGCCCGCTGCGCCATTCCATCCGGACGAGCACGAGATTTTTGGCCAGATCGATCGGGTCAAGATCGTGTTCGTCGATGGTGTTTTTGATGCGGAGGCCAGTAGTGATCTTGCCTTGGAAGGCGTCAAGATCGAGCGCCTCGCAGAGTCCGCCAAGGCCGATATCCATTGGGCCCGCGACCTCTACGGAACGCTCGAGGCGCGCGGCCAGACGCCGGTGGAGCGACCCTTGGCTGCACTCAACACAGCGGCGGCGCAGGACGGTGTGCTGATCCATGTCACAGGTGAGGCCGACAAGCCGATCAACCTGATTTATCGCCACGAATCAAAGGATTCCGACGCGATGCTTCACCATGTGATCAAGCTGGACGCCGGTGCGCGGATGACCCTGCTGGAAAACGGTCCGGCGGCGGCACGCTTCAACGACGTGCTTGAGGTTGAGGTGGGCGATGGCGCCACCTTCCACCATGTGCGTACCCAAGGGCGCGATCATGAGCGCCGGGCTGCGACGCATCTCTTTGCGCGGTTGGGTACCGAAAGCATCTTCAAATCCTTCACCATGACGGCCAATGGCGCGCTGACACGCAATGAGTGCATCATCGAGCTACTGGGCGATGACGCAACTGCGCATGTCGCGGGCGCCTCGATGGGGGATGGCGCGTTTCACGACGACGATACCGTTTTCGTGACCCACGATGCGCTGCGATGCGAAAGCCGGCAGGTCTTCAAGAAAGTATTGCGCAACGGCGCAACCGGGGTTTTTCAAGGCAAGATCCTGGTAAAAGCCGGCGCGCAGAAGACCGACGGCTATCAGATCAGCCAATCGCTTTTGCTCGACGAAGACAGCCAGTTCTTGGCCAAACCCGAACTCGAGATCTATGCCGATGACGTGATCTGCTCGCACGGCTCGACCTCCGGGGCGATTGACGAAGACGCGATGTATTACCTCCGGGCGCGCGGTGTGCCCAAGGCGATCGCAACCGACCTGCTGACACTGGCCTTTCTGGCCGAGGCGGTTGACGAGATCGAGGACGAGACCTTGCAGGAAGAGATCAAGTCGCTGCTCGAAGGATGGCTGGAGCGGCGGCGCGGCTGA